A window of the Lactuca sativa cultivar Salinas chromosome 5, Lsat_Salinas_v11, whole genome shotgun sequence genome harbors these coding sequences:
- the LOC111910332 gene encoding protein phosphatase 2C 50, with protein MGLIEEKAPSSVSVAISLTSPISKNPMEFSRITLLTGTCDGSTSNLNIKIQESGSKHDDMMLQESNPDEIMSIGDASSISLPITVAFKGIDKGQIVAEVISVGKESIENAIGHTLKASMVVLADKNHRKSVRSVFELEYVPFYGFHSVCGKRPEMEDAVATVPQFMKIPVRMLAGDRMINGVNPNLNDLTAHFFGVYDGHGGYQVANYCRDRVHIALEEEIKVMKQELVKGTMNDTVQAQWEKIFTNCFQKVDDEVGGKTTGIMDSSDPIAPETVGSTAVVSLICSSHIIVANCGDSRAVLYRGKEAIPLSTDHKPNREDEYARIEAAGGKVIQWNGHRVFGVLAMSRSIGDGYLKPWIIPEPEVTFTPRAKEDECLILASDGLWDVMSNEEACQVAKRRILIWHKKNGGAPFERGVGGVDPAAQAAADYLSVLALQKGSKDNISVVVVDLKPQRRLKPKP; from the exons ATGGGTTTGATAGAAGAGAAAGCACCTTCATCCGTTTCAGTTGCAATTAGCTTAACAAGTCCGATATCCAAAAACCCAATGGAATTCAGTCGTATCACACTACTAACTGGGACCTGTGATGGATCAACAAGTAATCTGAATATCAAAATCCAAGAAAGTGGAAGCAAACATGATGATATGATGCTTCAAGAAAGCAATCCAGATGAAATCATGTCAATTGGGGATGCAAGTTCAATTAGTCTGCCGATTACAGTTGCATTCAAGGGTATAGATAAGGGACAGATAGTTGCAGAAGTAATAAGTGTGGGGAAAGAATCGATAGAGAATGCAATTGGGCATACTTTAAAAGCATCAATGGTGGTTCTTGCTGATAAGAATCATAGAAAAAGCGTAAGAAGTGTTTTTGAATTGGAATATGTGCCATTTTATGGTTTTCACTCTGTTTGTGGTAAAAGGCCAGAAATGGAAGATGCTGTTGCTACTGTTCCTCAGTTTATGAAAATTCCTGTTAGAATGTTGGCTGGTGATCGTATGATTAATGGAGTGAATCCGAATTTGAATGATTTGACTGCTCATTTCTTTGGAGTTTATGATGGTCATGGAGGCTACCAG GTGGCCAATTACTGTCGTGATCGTGTCCATATTGCATTAGAAGAAGAGATCAAAGTGATGAAGCAAGAACTGGTTAAAGGAACCATGAATGACACAGTACAAGCTCAATGGGAGAAAATCTTCACTAATTGCTTTCAGAAGGTTGATGATGAAGTTGGTGGAAAAACAACCGGAATCATGGATTCCTCTGATCCCATAGCCCCAGAAACTGTGGGGTCCACTGCTGTTGTGTCGTTGATCTGTTCATCACACATTATAGTTGCAAATTGTGGTGATTCAAGAGCTGTACTTTATCGTGGCAAAGAAGCCATCCCTCTGTCAACTGATCATAAG CCGAATCGGGAAGATGAGTATGCAAGAATCGAGGCTGCAGGTGGGAAAGTCATACAATGGAACGGACACCGTGTTTTTGGCGTTCTTGCAATGTCAAGATCTATTG GTGACGGGTATTTGAAGCCATGGATAATACCCGAACCAGAAGTCACGTTTACTCCACGGGCTAAAGAAGATGAGTGTCTTATTTTAGCAAGTGATGGATTGTGGGATGTAATGTCAAATGAGGAAGCATGCCAAGTGGCAAAAAGAAGGATTCTTATTTGGCACAAGAAGAATGGTGGGGCCCCATTTGAAAGGGGTGTAGGGGGAGTGGACCCCGCAGCACAAGCAGCAGCCGATTACCTATCGGTGCTTGCTCTTCAGAAAGGAAGTAAAGACAACATATCTGTGGTTGTGGTGGACCTCAAACCACAAAGGAGGTTGAAACCAAAACCTTGA